From the genome of Paenibacillus sp. JQZ6Y-1, one region includes:
- the dapD gene encoding 2,3,4,5-tetrahydropyridine-2,6-dicarboxylate N-acetyltransferase — MSTEMNTHEIINLIKTSKKKTPVKVYLKGQLDGISFPEGVQTFITGNTGVIFGDWADIQGVLSENSAQIEDHVIESDRRNSAIPLLDMKNINARIEPGAFIREMVSIGDNAVIMMGAVINIGVVIGEGTMIDMGAVLGGRVQVGKMCHIGAGSVLAGVIEPPSAQPVVVEDDVLIGANVVVLEGVRIGEGAVVAAGAVVTQDVPAFSVVAGTPARVIKQVDDKTKSKTEILQDLRTL, encoded by the coding sequence ATGTCTACTGAGATGAACACGCATGAAATTATTAATCTGATCAAAACGAGCAAAAAGAAAACTCCGGTTAAAGTGTACCTGAAAGGTCAACTGGACGGCATCTCCTTCCCAGAAGGCGTACAAACATTTATCACTGGCAACACAGGTGTGATTTTTGGTGACTGGGCAGATATTCAAGGCGTTCTGTCTGAAAACAGCGCACAGATCGAAGATCATGTGATCGAGAGCGACCGTCGCAACTCCGCGATTCCGCTGCTGGATATGAAGAACATCAACGCTCGCATCGAGCCAGGCGCATTTATCCGTGAAATGGTATCGATTGGTGACAATGCAGTCATCATGATGGGCGCAGTAATCAATATCGGCGTTGTCATCGGCGAAGGCACCATGATCGATATGGGTGCCGTACTGGGCGGTCGCGTACAAGTCGGCAAAATGTGTCATATCGGCGCAGGTTCCGTACTGGCTGGCGTTATCGAGCCACCAAGTGCACAACCAGTTGTCGTGGAAGACGATGTACTGATTGGCGCTAACGTTGTGGTACTGGAAGGCGTACGCATCGGTGAAGGCGCAGTTGTTGCTGCGGGTGCAGTCGTAACACAAGACGTACCAGCATTCTCCGTTGTCGCAGGTACACCGGCACGCGTAATCAAACAAGTGGACGACAAAACGAAGTCCAAAACAGAAATTCTGCAAGATCTGCGTACCCTGTAA